Sequence from the Nitrospirota bacterium genome:
ATGGAAATAATAACCTCCGGCCCTGGGATGCAGACACGCTGCCGAAGTATTCCCACAGATTTCTTTTCGGATGAACCTTTCAGGAGAATAAATGAACATATTGATGCAGACTTCTATAAAAAACCTCGTCTTGTTACCCATATTGATGATAGAGCCATATCAGTAATCAGTGATTTATATGGTCAGACACTGGAAAATGGGATGAAGGTTCTGGATCTTATGAGCAGCTGGAGGTCACATATACCCCAGAACATAAAACTTGAATCGCTTGTCGGGCTTGGGCTCAATCGGGAGGAGATGTTGCAGAATCCCCAACTTACCGATCAAGTTATACATGATCTGAATAGAGATCCATTGCTCCCCTTCACCGACAACACATTCGATGCAGTTATTTGTACCGTTTCTGTGGAATACCTGATATACCCCTTCGAAGTTTTCGTGGAAATAGCAAGGGTTCTAAAAACAGGCGGGTATTGTATGGTTACCTTTTCAAATCGGTGGTTTCCGCCCAAGGTTATAAAGATATGGACTGAACTCCACGATTTTGAACGGATGGGTCTCATTCTTGAATATTTTTTACAAAAAGGCTTATATAAAAACCTTAAAACCTTTTCGATGAGAGGACTTCCAAGAAATGAGGATGATAGATATTATCCAGCTATGCCTTATTCAGATCCGGTATATGCGGTGTGGGGACAAAAAGGGTAAGAAAGCTTATAGGGTTTCTTGGGGTTGCACCTTGACGAAAGACAAAGTGACCTTACGTAATTCCTTTTACTCAAAGATACAGATTGGAGAATATTTTAGTAATTTAAGTTATTCTGCAGTAGTAAAGATATATGAGCGGTTTAAAAGAAGATTGAAAGAAAACACAAGATTAAGAAGAGAGGTAGAGAAAATAGAGAGACAATTGTCCTATGTCAAAGTGTGACCCCTCTCATTTTTCCGCTAAATTAATTATCCCTGGCCATTTTTTAACAGAAATTATCTTACACTGCCAGGAACAATCTCCGTATGAGGCATGTGGTATTCTTGCAGGGAAAAACAATGTCGTAGAAAAAGTCTTCAAGATGACTAATGTCGAAAAATCTTCTGTAAGTTATCTGATGGATTCAAGGGAACAATTTATTGCCATGAAAGAAATGAGCGGGCTTGGACTCGCTATGGTCGCAATATATCACTCTCATCCTGTTTCCTCTGCATATCCTTCGCCCAAAGACATAAGCCTCGCATTTTACCCTGACACATTTCATGTCATCGTAAGTCTTGCTTCCGGTGCTGCCGTAATCAAAGCCTTTGAGATAAAAGATGGCGTCAGAGAAATAGAAATCATAGAGACTCATTAACCCGAATAATGCAGACATTGCTCGAAAATTTCTTTAACTCGATGAATTTATTAAATTATTCAGATTCGTTCGATGAATAAAAATATTCGTAAAACCATTAGTTAAAGGTACACTAAGGTATCAAAAAATAAATTTTCTCGCAACATCTGCATTATTCAATTGCATTATTTGGGTTAATTAGAACCATCCCTTTCAATTATTCTCTATTTTGAAGTAAAATTTAAAATCATTGCAGTCTATTTTAGTCGTTATTCCGGGCGAAACGAGGAATTTCTCAGTAATAGAGACTCAGGAGATATTTATATGGGTTATGTAAGAGGTCTTAAGTGCCGTGAGTGTGGCAGGCAATATGCTATCGCTCCAGTATATGTCTGTGAGTTCTGCTTTGGGCCTCTTGAGGTAGTATATGATTATGAAAGCATAAAGAAAGTATTAACAAAAAACATAATTGAAAAAAGGCCAAAAAATCTCTGGAGATACAAAGAGCTTCTGCCTATTGATGGGGAACCTCAGGCTGGATTAAATTCCGGCTTTACTCCGCTCGTTAAGGCTAAAAATCTTGCGAAGATATTTGGCTTAAAAGAACTTTATATAAAAGATGACACAGTAGTTCATCCAACACTTTCATTCAAAGATAGGGTTGTTGCAATAGCATTAACTAAGGCAAAAGAATTTGGTTTTGATACTGTCGCCTGTGCTTCAACAGGCAATCTTGCCCATTCAGTCTCTGCACATGGCGCAAAAGCTGGTTTTCAAAGGTTTATCTTTATTCCAGCAACTCTTGAAGCGAGTAAGATTATTGCTTCCTTAATTTACGAACCAAATCTTATTGCAGTTGATGGAAATTATGATGATGTGAATAGGTTATGTAGTGAAATAGCAAATAAATACAAATGGGCTTTTGTCAATATTAATATAAGACCTTTCTATGCAGAAGGATCAAAGACTCATGGATTTGAAATTGTTGAACAACTTGGATGGAAGACACCTGATAATATTATAATACCCTGTGCAAGTGGTTCACTTCTCACTAAGATATGGAAGAGTTTTAAAGAGCTTAAAGAGATTGGTATCATAGAGGAGCTCAATACAAAAGTCTTTGCTGCACAGGCAACAGGATGTTCTCCAATTACAACAGCAATAAAACAAGGTATTGATGTGATAAGGCCGGTAAAACCTTATACAATCGCCAAATCACTCGCTATCGGGAATCCGGCTGATGGTTATTATGCTACACAGGTTATTAACGAAGCAGGAGGAACTGGCGAGGATGTATCAGATCAGGAGATAATAGATGGAATAAAAATCCTTGCACGGACAGAAGGGATATTTGCTGAAACAGCAGGAGGTGTCACGGTTGCAGTTACAAAAAAACTTATTGAATCAGGCAAAATAAGCAGAAACGGTGTCACAGTAATTTGCATAACAGGAAATGGGCTAAAAACACAAGAAGCACTTAGTGGAAATACTATTCAACCATTTTTTATAAAACCTAATATTCGTTCATTTGAGGATACATTAGAAAAAATTAGAGCAGGAGGAAAATAGATGGCTGTAAAAGTAAGGATACCTACCCCATTGCAGAAACTCACTGAAGGGAAAGAAGAAGTCGAAGGTTCTCCGGGGACTATAATAAATCTCATTAATGAGCTTGACAGGAAATATCCAGGAATTGCAGAAAGGATATCCGAAGGGGGCAAAATTAGAAGATTTATAAATATCTATTTGAATGAAGAGGATATCAGATTCCTTAAGAATGAACAGACAGAGGTTAAAGACAATGATGAGGTATCAATTGTTCCTGCAATAGCAGGAGGATAAATCAGGAGGAATAATGAAACAAAGGGTTAAGTTGACTTTTCCTCAGCATCTTATTAAAGAACCTGTTATTTTTACCATGGCGAAAAAATATGACATCATGCCGAATATACGGCGGGCAAGAGTCACAGAAACTGTTGGCGAAATGGTTCTTGAACTTGATGGTTCAGAAGAAAATCTTAATAAGGGTATTCAATCACTGAAAGATCAAGGAATTATTGTCGAACTCGCAGAAGGCGATGTAATAGAATAAATTTAATACCCAAATCAACCGATAAGATGACAGAACCCTTATATCGCTTGAGCTGGGAAATACTTTAAATTAAATTCGGAGATTTTATGGAATTAGGAGAAAGTAATAGTAGTAGTATTTCATGGAGAGGTATTATTGAAGAGTATCGTGAATTTCTTCCAGTTACAGATAATACACCAATTGTAAGCCTCAGAGAAGGAAATACTCCTCTTATTAAAAGTCAGAACATCAAGAAAAAACTCGACCTCGATATTGAACTGTATTTCAAATTTGATGGTGCAAATCCTACAGGGTCTTTTAAGGACAGGGGCATGACTCTCGCAATTTCTAAAGCTATGGAGAATAAAGTCAGCGCTGTAATATGCGCCTCGACAGGAAATACTTCGGCTTCTGCTGCCGCATATGCTGCAAGGGCAAATATCAGAGCTATCGTCCTGATACCAGAAGGTAAAATTGCGCTCGGAAAACTTGTGCAGGCAATCGTTCACGGTGCTCACGTCCTTCAGGTCGATGGAAATTTTGATGTGGCCTTAAATATAGTCAAGTCACTTGTGGAAAAACATCCTATAACACTGGTAAATTCCATTAATCCATTCAGAATTGAAGGTCAGAAATCTGCTGCATTTGAGGTATGTGATCAACTTGGTTTTGTTCCAGAATATCATTCCCTGCCAGTTGGTAATGCAGGGAATATCACAGCATACTGGAAAGGTTATAATGAATATTATAAAGCTAAAAGAATTTCGTCGCTTCCAGTTATGCTTGGTTTCCAGGCAGCAGGAGCTGCACCTATTGTCCTCGGCAAGCCGGTTGAAAAACCCGAAACTGTTGCAACAGCAATAAGAATTGGTAATCCTGCAAGCTGGCAAGGTGCTGTAGCAGCACGGGATGAATCGGGAGGAAGAATTGACTCAGTAACTGACGATGAAATATTGAATGCATATAAATTAATTGCTTATGCAGAGGGAATTTTCTGTGAGCCTGCATCAGCAGCCTCTCTTGCAGGTGTGATAAAATTACACAAAGAAAATTACTTCAAACCCGGCGCTATTGTTGTATGCACATTAACAGGAAATGGCCTTAAGGACCCTGATACAGTATTTAAGGTAGCCAGGGAACCAATTAAGGTCAAAGCTGATTTAGGCACTGTAGAAAAAGCAATAGAAGGTATCATATGAAATACATAATTATTATTGGTGATGGGATGGCTGACAGACCGCTTAAAGAACTTAAGGGTAAAACCCCTCTGCAAAAAGCAAGGACTCCTAATATGGACAAACTTGCAAGGGAAGGTTTCATTGGCAGGATAAAAACTATACCTCATGGATTTCATCCGGGCTCTGATGTTGCTAATCTTAATATCCTCGGATATAATCCTGAAGAATTCTATTCAGGCAGAGCACCTTTAGAAGCACTTAGTATGGGTGTTAAACTTAAAGAAAATGATGTAGCATACAGATGTAATTTAGTTACACTTAAGTACAATAAAGATAAAACAAAAGCTGTAATGGAAGATTATAGCAGCGGCCATATTCCCACAGCAGAAGCAAAAGAACTTATCCAAGAAATCAATGAAAAATTAGGCTCTGAAAAGATCAGCTTTTATGCCGGTGTCAGCTACCGACATATTATGGTATGGTCTTCAGGCGCAGTGAATATTGAATGTACCCCTCCACATGACATTACTGGTAAAAATATTGCAGATTATCTTCCAGTTGGAGACCACGAAGAGTTCTTAAGAGAAATAATGTTAAAGGCGAGTGCCATACTTGGAGGACATCCTATTAACAGAAACCGTATAAGAAAAGGTGAAAAGCCTGCCAATGGTATATGGCTATGGGGACAGGGCAAAAGAAAAATCCTTCCAACTTTCATTGAAAAATATGGATTGAATGGCTCTCTCGTATCTGCTGTCGACCTTATCAAAGGTATTGGTATAAGTGCAGGATTTGAGATTCTCAATGTACCAGAAATTACCGGATATCTGGATACAAATTATTCAGGTAAGGCAGAGTCATCAATCAAAGCACTTCAAAAGGTTGACATTGCTTACATTCATGTAGAAGCACCTGATGAGGCAGGACATTCTGGCAATATTAAGGATAAGATTAAAGCAATAGAGGATTTTGACAAATTCGTTGTAGGTAATGTATTGAGGGGATTAAAATCTTTTACTGAATACAAAATATTGCTTTTGCCTGATCACGCTACCCCAATAGCAGTTAAAACCCATACTGACGAACCAGTGCCCTTTGTTATTTTTGATAGTCGGGTTAAAAGAACGAATAAGAATGTGTCTTTCGATGAATCTATATCTCAAAGAGACGGGATTCTCGTTTTTGAGGAAGGTTACAGGTTAATGGATTATTTTATAAAAGGTTAACCCGAATAATGCAGACATTGCTCGAAAATTTCTTTAAAAGGTACACTAAGGTATCGAAAAATAAATTTTCTCTCAACATCTGCATTATTCAATTGCATTTTCTGGATTAATGAAAATATGAATCCTGAAGAAAAGATAATTGAGATTTTAAATCGGCTGAAAAAGTCTTATCCGGAACCCAAAACTGCTCTCGCTTTCCGGACGCCGTTCGAACTCCTTGTTGCGACGATACTGTCGGCACAGGCAACAGATGTTCTTGTAAATAAAGTGACTGAAAAACTTTTCAGGAAATATAAAAAAGTGGATGATTATGCAAATACTTCGCTCGAAACTTTTCAGAAAGACATAAGTTCGGTCAATTTCTACAGGAACAAAGCAAAAAATATACAGGCTGCTGCAAAGATGATTATCGAGAAATTTAACGGAAAAGTTCCGAAGACAATGGAAGAACTGATAACACTTCCCGGAGTTGCACGCAAAACTGCAAACATCATCCTTTCAAATGCATATGGTATTCATGAAGGAATTGCTGTGGATACACATGTCAAAAGACTTTCACAGAGGCTTGGCCTTACAAAGAGCAATGACCCGGTTAAGATAGAGAATGACCTGATGCTTATTACACCAAAGGATGACTGGGGAAATCTTTCTCACCTTCTTATCTTTCACGGAAGAAAAATCTGCCAGGCAAAAAAACCGAATCATAAAGAATGCGTCCTTTACGACCTATGCCCTTCACGGAATATATAAATTAGTATTTTTGTATATAGAAATAATATGCTCTAAAAAAGTTTTATATGTTTTTGGGATATGACTTTCTTTATATATAGCTAAATAAAATTTATTTCTTATTGCGACTTCAGGTATTTTTATTTCTTTGAGCATTTTATGTTCCAGTTCATCGGTAACAACAATTTTTGGAAGGAAAGAAAATCCAAGACCTTCTTTTACTGCCTGCTTAACAGCATCGGTAGACCCAAAAAACCCTGCAACTTTAAGTTTTGCATATTTGCTGTTTTTTGAATGATGTCTAATGCATGAGGATAAAGCTGTTCAGCTTCTTTTGTTGGAATGATACTTCTCCCTAACCTATCAAAGAGATTACATCCTAATTCTTTTTCTAATTTTTTAATATGATCACTTATGGTTGGTTGTGTTAGTCCATATTCTTCTGACGCTTTAGAAAAACTTCTATTTTTGAATACAAGGACAAACAATTTGAGTTGAACAATTTTCATAAATTTATCACGTTACAGAAAATTATTACCTAAATCCAGTGATAAACAACGTAATACCTTGTTATATGTGTCATTGTGAGCACCTGAAAGGTGCGTGGCATTTTTTCTTAAACGACGAGATTCCTCACATCACAGGTTGTTTCAACGACAATAAGATCCGTCGTGCGCTTCCAGATTAATCTCCAGATCGCTCCACATTTTTGTATAATCCTTTGACATCTTAACCTCCTTTAAATAACTTTTTTATATGTTTAACATAAAATTTATATCTATTTAAAATAGATAATTTATATTTTTATGATATGAAGTATAGTTTTTCTGTATATAAATTATGTTAGAGCAGGGGCTCAACTGCAGAATAATTCGAAAAATTAAAATATCTGTCCATGAGGAGTTTTTTTATGATCCACGAATATCAAAACTTTTCATCTACCTCTTTCCTTAAGGGGCGGAATACAATCTCGAGATAAGTGGCAAATGCAATTTTAAAAAATTCTATTGCCCGTCTTCTGAGTTTCAAAAAATCATCAGGTTCAATCCCATATTTTTTTCTGATTTCTTCAAGTTCTTTATCATGGTTTGTTGTTTCTAAATCTTTAGCGACGCTTGGGCGTGCAGTAGCAAGGGTAAAGAGAAAGAGTTCCTTAACACCTTCAAAATAGTCCTCTTTCCGTTCTGCATAGTGCGTAAGGCTGTCACCCCAAAAATCAGTATTTTCGATCTCTTTTTCGACACCTTCGCGGAAATTGTCGGATATGACTAGAGAATCGAGCATACCGTATATTTTCTGGAGAATCGGATCTATAATAGCATTATTTTCTGCCATGGGAAAAACCAACTCAGACAATACATCTTGAAACTCGATATGGCGTTGACGACATTCGTAATCCAAGATCCTGCCAAGCTTTTCCATACGACTTTCATCATCTTTTATTTCCTCGGGATGTATCACAGGAAGATTTGCTTTTTCTTTGATAAAACGGGAAATCAAAAAACCAGCCATCATCGACACGATATACAAAAGCCCTTGAACCTCATCGATCATCATACCTCGCTTCTCTATGAATGCTTGAATCTTCATCCACATTGGATGTCTTTTAATTTCCTCATTAAATTCCATGTTAAATCTTCTCCTTATTTGCCAAGATTTCTTTTGCTGTCATGTACTTAACGACTTTGCGCTCGGACTCGGCCAAGTTAATCATGGTTGTTTTCTTCTCTAAAGCATCATCTTTATTTACAGCATTAAAAAATTCATTTTAAGCTCTCTCTATGTTTTTAGACAACATACAATTTACCCATTGCCTATAGAATTTCATTTGTACTCAGCAAAATTATAGCAAGTTTAAGGGAGGAGAGTTACAGGAAGCAATCCAAAAGGGATTGAAAATCCTAAATCTTTTGTGTTAATTTCATCGAATCCTCCGCTATCAGCAACTTAGATTAAAAAGGAAGTATACATTTTTTCATCTTTATAGAGATCTTCCCAAAACCTCTTTTCCTGTGGGAATAATTGAATAAACTTATTGTATATGGAGGCAACAGCATCCTCCATAACAAGACACCGGTTTATTAATTGATATATCTACATAATAAACTTCTAAATGTATCACCCCGCCCCATTTTTCGGAAATTTCATTCATTGCTTATTGGGCCTTCAGAAAAATATATCCTGTCAAAAGTACGATTGAGGGTTTTACTCCTAAAATTTACCATCTCGATCCCGGGCTTGAAAGATATATCTTCTCCTAAAACTACTTTCATTTTATAAACTGCCACCCATGTTTTTTTATTGTTTTTCTCAAGACATACATAAGTGTATCTGCCACTATCCATTGTTTCAATTACCTTCCCCGATAATGAAGATTTATCTTTTATACTTTCAGTTGATTGATCAGCGAAAATACCTCGATCTTTGCTTTGAAACAAAAGTATTAACATCATAATTGATATTATTGTAAAACGTTTCATTTTCTCCCCTTGCCAGTTATCTTTATCTTAACTATTACTGGCCCTTTCTTATAAAATTTGTTTGCTACTGGATTTATTTTAATTTAAAACATTTCTAAAAATAAAACAATACTTCGAATTGGAGATACTTTTATCTTGCCCTCAATGCTTCGACAATATTCATACGAGAAGCTCTGACTGCTGGTAACAAACCACCAACAAACCCCATAAAGAGAGAGAAAATAATTGCCTGATAGATAATCTCAATTGTGAGAGAAAAAGAGAAAGCAATTTCAGAAAAGGTCTGAAAGTTCAATGTTGACACAGTAAAAAGTTGGAGAAAAGAAGCAAAGAATAGTCCTGTGATGCCGCCAATAAAACCAAGAAATAGTGATTCAAGGAGAAAGGCTATTAATATATTTCTTCGCTGAAAACCAAGTGCTCGTAGCGTGCCTATTTCAAAAACACGATTGGCAACTGCAGAATACATGGTAATCATTGCTCCAATTATTGCACCAAGAGAAAATATGATAGTAAGTGTCAGTCCAAGGATGCGTAGAAATTTTGCCATCATCTCTGACTGTTTTCTGTAGTATTCTGGTTCACGCA
This genomic interval carries:
- a CDS encoding M67 family metallopeptidase encodes the protein MSKCDPSHFSAKLIIPGHFLTEIILHCQEQSPYEACGILAGKNNVVEKVFKMTNVEKSSVSYLMDSREQFIAMKEMSGLGLAMVAIYHSHPVSSAYPSPKDISLAFYPDTFHVIVSLASGAAVIKAFEIKDGVREIEIIETH
- a CDS encoding MoaD/ThiS family protein, with protein sequence MAVKVRIPTPLQKLTEGKEEVEGSPGTIINLINELDRKYPGIAERISEGGKIRRFINIYLNEEDIRFLKNEQTEVKDNDEVSIVPAIAGG
- the nth gene encoding endonuclease III produces the protein MNPEEKIIEILNRLKKSYPEPKTALAFRTPFELLVATILSAQATDVLVNKVTEKLFRKYKKVDDYANTSLETFQKDISSVNFYRNKAKNIQAAAKMIIEKFNGKVPKTMEELITLPGVARKTANIILSNAYGIHEGIAVDTHVKRLSQRLGLTKSNDPVKIENDLMLITPKDDWGNLSHLLIFHGRKICQAKKPNHKECVLYDLCPSRNI
- a CDS encoding class I SAM-dependent methyltransferase; translated protein: MAKTNRNKSLEHTATIIHEKSVASIEFSLCWENSAIFHTDCFFAGKVNFYRDIFPQKISDSLMGKSKGDTIVIPNIIKDIVSPYSQNYEFSIEQRQFDHLYTAPLKTEPRFGRFYPKGLLKALPGIFRGNVEPFRCSGITDATITVDFNHPLSLMNGNLTMAIKDVRRNSGILGGSCTDWMEIITSGPGMQTRCRSIPTDFFSDEPFRRINEHIDADFYKKPRLVTHIDDRAISVISDLYGQTLENGMKVLDLMSSWRSHIPQNIKLESLVGLGLNREEMLQNPQLTDQVIHDLNRDPLLPFTDNTFDAVICTVSVEYLIYPFEVFVEIARVLKTGGYCMVTFSNRWFPPKVIKIWTELHDFERMGLILEYFLQKGLYKNLKTFSMRGLPRNEDDRYYPAMPYSDPVYAVWGQKG
- a CDS encoding LysR family transcriptional regulator, with the translated sequence MKIVQLKLFVLVFKNRSFSKASEEYGLTQPTISDHIKKLEKELGCNLFDRLGRSIIPTKEAEQLYPHALDIIQKTANMQNLKLQGFLGLPMLLSRQ
- a CDS encoding threonine synthase, with translation MGYVRGLKCRECGRQYAIAPVYVCEFCFGPLEVVYDYESIKKVLTKNIIEKRPKNLWRYKELLPIDGEPQAGLNSGFTPLVKAKNLAKIFGLKELYIKDDTVVHPTLSFKDRVVAIALTKAKEFGFDTVACASTGNLAHSVSAHGAKAGFQRFIFIPATLEASKIIASLIYEPNLIAVDGNYDDVNRLCSEIANKYKWAFVNINIRPFYAEGSKTHGFEIVEQLGWKTPDNIIIPCASGSLLTKIWKSFKELKEIGIIEELNTKVFAAQATGCSPITTAIKQGIDVIRPVKPYTIAKSLAIGNPADGYYATQVINEAGGTGEDVSDQEIIDGIKILARTEGIFAETAGGVTVAVTKKLIESGKISRNGVTVICITGNGLKTQEALSGNTIQPFFIKPNIRSFEDTLEKIRAGGK
- a CDS encoding threonine synthase, with product MELGESNSSSISWRGIIEEYREFLPVTDNTPIVSLREGNTPLIKSQNIKKKLDLDIELYFKFDGANPTGSFKDRGMTLAISKAMENKVSAVICASTGNTSASAAAYAARANIRAIVLIPEGKIALGKLVQAIVHGAHVLQVDGNFDVALNIVKSLVEKHPITLVNSINPFRIEGQKSAAFEVCDQLGFVPEYHSLPVGNAGNITAYWKGYNEYYKAKRISSLPVMLGFQAAGAAPIVLGKPVEKPETVATAIRIGNPASWQGAVAARDESGGRIDSVTDDEILNAYKLIAYAEGIFCEPASAASLAGVIKLHKENYFKPGAIVVCTLTGNGLKDPDTVFKVAREPIKVKADLGTVEKAIEGII
- a CDS encoding cofactor-independent phosphoglycerate mutase codes for the protein MKYIIIIGDGMADRPLKELKGKTPLQKARTPNMDKLAREGFIGRIKTIPHGFHPGSDVANLNILGYNPEEFYSGRAPLEALSMGVKLKENDVAYRCNLVTLKYNKDKTKAVMEDYSSGHIPTAEAKELIQEINEKLGSEKISFYAGVSYRHIMVWSSGAVNIECTPPHDITGKNIADYLPVGDHEEFLREIMLKASAILGGHPINRNRIRKGEKPANGIWLWGQGKRKILPTFIEKYGLNGSLVSAVDLIKGIGISAGFEILNVPEITGYLDTNYSGKAESSIKALQKVDIAYIHVEAPDEAGHSGNIKDKIKAIEDFDKFVVGNVLRGLKSFTEYKILLLPDHATPIAVKTHTDEPVPFVIFDSRVKRTNKNVSFDESISQRDGILVFEEGYRLMDYFIKG
- a CDS encoding NIL domain-containing protein: MKQRVKLTFPQHLIKEPVIFTMAKKYDIMPNIRRARVTETVGEMVLELDGSEENLNKGIQSLKDQGIIVELAEGDVIE